Proteins from a single region of Pseudarthrobacter sp. NIBRBAC000502772:
- the aroB gene encoding 3-dehydroquinate synthase has protein sequence MSVDSTVIKVTGESAGQNYDVVVGRGLLGNLPALLGERVRRVLVIHPRALRLTGDTVRDELAAAGFTSLTAEIPDAEEGKHIQVAAFCWQVLGQNDFTRSDAIVAVGGGAVTDLAGFVAATWLRGVKVIHMPTSLLGMVDASVGGKTGINTAEGKNLVGSFHPPAGVLVDLDTLNTLPRNEIISGMAEVIKCGFIADPAILDLIEKDPAAATDSGSDALRELIERAIAVKARVVSEDLKESGLREILNYGHTLAHAIELVERYSWRHGAAVSVGMMFAAELARSVGRLSDADADRHRSILETLGLPVTYRRDRWQGLLDGMRRDKKSRGDLLRFVVLDGIAKPGILDVPDTSLLFAAYQEIAS, from the coding sequence TTGAGCGTCGATTCAACAGTCATCAAGGTCACCGGCGAATCCGCTGGGCAGAATTACGACGTCGTAGTTGGCCGCGGTCTGCTGGGGAACCTTCCGGCATTGCTGGGGGAGCGGGTCCGGCGTGTGCTGGTCATCCATCCCCGTGCGCTGCGGCTCACTGGTGACACTGTCCGCGACGAGCTCGCTGCAGCGGGTTTCACGTCGCTGACCGCGGAAATCCCGGACGCCGAAGAAGGCAAACACATCCAGGTCGCCGCTTTCTGTTGGCAGGTCCTGGGCCAGAACGACTTCACGCGCTCCGACGCCATCGTGGCAGTGGGCGGCGGAGCCGTCACAGACCTGGCCGGATTTGTCGCGGCCACCTGGCTCCGCGGCGTCAAGGTCATCCACATGCCCACCAGCCTGCTGGGCATGGTGGATGCTTCCGTGGGTGGAAAGACCGGCATCAACACGGCTGAGGGCAAGAACCTGGTGGGCTCCTTCCACCCGCCGGCCGGCGTGCTGGTGGACCTGGACACCCTGAACACCTTGCCCCGGAACGAAATCATTTCCGGCATGGCCGAAGTCATTAAATGCGGCTTCATCGCAGATCCGGCCATCCTTGACCTGATCGAAAAGGACCCGGCGGCGGCCACCGACTCCGGATCGGACGCCCTGCGCGAACTCATTGAACGCGCCATCGCGGTCAAAGCAAGGGTGGTCTCGGAAGACCTCAAGGAATCCGGGCTGCGCGAAATCCTGAACTACGGCCACACCTTGGCGCACGCCATTGAACTGGTGGAACGGTACTCCTGGCGCCACGGCGCGGCGGTATCGGTGGGCATGATGTTCGCCGCTGAACTTGCCCGCAGCGTTGGCCGGCTCAGTGACGCCGACGCCGACCGACACCGCAGCATCCTGGAAACCCTGGGCCTCCCGGTCACGTACAGGCGGGACCGCTGGCAGGGGCTGCTGGACGGCATGCGGCGCGACAAGAAGTCACGCGGGGACCTCCTGCGCTTTGTGGTCCTGGACGGCATCGCGAAGCC
- a CDS encoding shikimate kinase, producing the protein MAVGKSAIGHELAKLLDVPFVDTDSLIVDAHGSIASIFAGRGEHAFREIEARTVASAVEHAEGAASVISLGGGAVLDSGTQQLLGRCTVVYLECDEETVASRIARNSGRPLLAGDAMARWSALFMTRKPVYERLANLVVDVRQGSVSELGHRLEVALRDYAAAKQEVEN; encoded by the coding sequence ATGGCGGTGGGAAAGTCCGCGATCGGCCACGAGCTGGCCAAGCTGCTGGACGTGCCCTTCGTCGATACGGACAGCCTGATCGTGGACGCCCATGGCAGCATCGCCTCCATTTTTGCCGGCCGCGGCGAGCACGCGTTCCGGGAGATCGAGGCCCGGACCGTTGCCAGCGCGGTGGAGCATGCAGAAGGCGCGGCCAGCGTGATTTCCTTGGGTGGCGGCGCCGTGCTGGATTCCGGCACGCAGCAGCTCCTGGGCCGCTGCACTGTGGTGTACCTCGAATGTGATGAGGAAACCGTGGCCAGCCGCATCGCCCGGAACTCGGGCCGGCCGCTGCTCGCCGGCGATGCCATGGCCCGATGGTCCGCTCTGTTTATGACCAGGAAACCCGTTTACGAACGGCTGGCCAACCTTGTGGTGGATGTCCGCCAGGGCTCGGTCAGCGAGCTGGGACACCGGCTCGAAGTTGCGCTGCGTGACTACGCGGCCGCCAAACAGGAAGTTGAAAATTGA